A single region of the Sphingobium sp. TKS genome encodes:
- the mobF gene encoding MobF family relaxase codes for MIHPRRLKGTPANIGRYYTIGDYYTKGGNEPSEWGGKLAASLGLSGPVDPKQFEELLAGKVGDQQLGRRRKEGIQHHPGWDFTISAPKSISILALVTGDERILAAHERAVGVALAYAEEHAELRRRVDGEIVHETTGRLLFARFTEYASREHDPQLHTHVVILNMTNHLNGDRMSSLETRSMYAEQLVMGQIYRNEIARDVRALGHEIVFDPRKGLFEVEGMPGQLIRDYSQRAEQINEHAAEHGLEGQAQRRISFFATRKAKETIGLDDLREQWRVRAEPYREDLDRLQAAAQERGERTIETDPRVARRAALFGIRQNETREAVNNIGRLYRTALASHVGEVRLGDVRPLYDAQENKGKLLVTVRQTGDQPLPRGRTSRRTAKLELALSEHLSLAMGDAKPVATRERLEEAATAARLKPEQAAALIAIGSGTNRAVGVHGVGGAGKSTLVAALVDATRDDYTTVALAPTSSAAAELGHKAGIESRTLASLLASGGYGITDRHILALDEAGQLGNRQALRVLEISRATGARLIFLGDNKQTGAIEQGKAYWLLQQLGLPTSQLKESRRHLTDATQEAADMARKGDYAASLAALDRVTTGDTAENLAKAMVADWTRLKPETRDETNILVLDNATRLIVNSHIREVLKREGTVAAEDHRLEVLTPSGLTDQEKQMARFYSAGQVLKFTRDNPGLGIARDADYRVVGVGRNNHGRQVVRLVDEHGRQIEWRPGLGKAAHVNVFLPEKRDLAQGDRIQWRLVNKELEVKNAERGTVLALEGNIATIRWDRGERVQQVDLSAHRTWDHGYSETVYSSQSKTYDRVYALAPVESGLVNGQNYYTAITRAAYGVKLWTESQQRLAEKLASRSGEKTSSLEGLGRIRADSHKMRGLRHKDRHDRSREENARERDARKAEREQRERKRQGRSEPRPNSLAEILAGRAQEAASLVDRFLRGTIERDRQHAPAEPDRGGAREPAQQSEARPDPQPQHDHGGHGGGHDR; via the coding sequence ATGATCCATCCTCGCCGCCTCAAGGGGACACCCGCCAATATCGGCCGCTACTATACAATCGGCGACTATTATACCAAGGGCGGCAACGAACCCTCCGAATGGGGCGGCAAGCTCGCCGCCAGCCTCGGCCTGTCCGGGCCTGTCGACCCCAAGCAGTTCGAGGAACTGCTCGCCGGCAAGGTCGGCGACCAGCAGCTCGGTCGCCGGCGCAAGGAAGGCATCCAGCATCATCCCGGCTGGGATTTCACGATCAGCGCGCCCAAGTCGATCTCGATCCTGGCGCTGGTCACGGGCGACGAGCGCATCCTTGCCGCGCACGAGCGGGCGGTCGGGGTTGCGCTTGCCTATGCCGAGGAACATGCCGAGCTGCGCCGCCGGGTGGACGGCGAGATCGTCCACGAGACGACGGGCCGGCTGCTGTTCGCGCGTTTCACCGAATATGCCAGCCGCGAGCACGACCCGCAGCTCCATACCCATGTCGTCATTCTCAACATGACCAACCATCTCAATGGCGACCGCATGTCGAGTCTCGAGACGCGCTCGATGTATGCCGAGCAGCTCGTCATGGGTCAGATCTATCGCAACGAGATTGCCCGCGACGTGCGCGCGCTGGGGCATGAGATCGTGTTCGATCCGCGTAAGGGGCTGTTCGAGGTCGAAGGCATGCCCGGCCAGCTTATCCGTGACTATTCGCAGCGCGCCGAGCAGATCAACGAGCATGCCGCGGAGCACGGGCTTGAGGGACAGGCCCAGCGCCGGATCTCCTTCTTCGCGACCCGAAAGGCCAAGGAGACGATCGGCCTCGATGACCTGCGCGAGCAATGGCGCGTGCGTGCTGAACCCTATCGTGAAGATCTCGACAGGCTCCAGGCCGCGGCGCAGGAGCGGGGTGAACGAACCATCGAGACCGATCCGCGCGTTGCCCGCCGCGCCGCTCTGTTCGGCATCCGCCAGAATGAAACGCGCGAGGCGGTCAACAATATAGGCCGTCTCTATCGCACCGCGCTCGCATCGCATGTCGGTGAGGTCCGCCTGGGCGACGTGCGGCCGCTCTACGATGCGCAGGAGAACAAGGGCAAGCTGCTGGTCACGGTGCGCCAGACCGGCGACCAGCCGCTTCCGCGCGGCCGGACATCGCGCCGGACCGCCAAACTCGAACTCGCACTGTCCGAGCATCTGTCTCTGGCCATGGGCGATGCGAAGCCGGTTGCCACCCGTGAACGGCTGGAAGAGGCTGCGACGGCCGCCAGGCTGAAGCCCGAACAGGCGGCCGCGCTGATCGCCATCGGCAGCGGCACAAACCGGGCGGTCGGCGTGCATGGTGTCGGCGGCGCAGGCAAATCCACCCTGGTCGCCGCGTTGGTCGATGCGACCCGCGACGACTATACCACCGTGGCGCTCGCACCGACCTCTTCGGCGGCGGCGGAACTCGGGCACAAGGCGGGCATCGAATCCCGCACGCTCGCCTCGCTGCTCGCGAGCGGCGGTTATGGCATTACCGACAGGCATATTCTCGCGCTCGACGAGGCGGGCCAGCTCGGCAACCGCCAGGCGCTGCGCGTGCTGGAGATCAGCCGCGCGACCGGCGCGCGTCTCATATTCCTCGGCGACAATAAGCAGACGGGCGCGATCGAGCAGGGCAAGGCCTATTGGCTGCTCCAGCAACTCGGGCTGCCGACTAGCCAGCTCAAGGAGTCGCGGCGCCACCTGACCGACGCGACGCAGGAGGCCGCGGACATGGCGCGCAAGGGCGACTATGCCGCGTCGCTCGCCGCGCTGGATCGCGTGACCACCGGCGACACCGCGGAGAACCTCGCCAAGGCGATGGTCGCCGATTGGACCCGGCTCAAACCGGAGACACGCGACGAAACCAATATCCTGGTCCTCGACAACGCGACCCGTCTGATCGTCAACAGCCATATCCGCGAAGTCCTGAAACGCGAGGGCACCGTCGCGGCCGAAGACCATCGGCTCGAAGTGCTGACCCCGTCCGGCCTGACCGACCAGGAAAAGCAGATGGCGCGCTTCTACAGCGCGGGCCAGGTGCTCAAGTTCACGCGCGACAATCCCGGGCTGGGGATCGCGCGCGACGCCGACTATCGCGTCGTCGGGGTCGGCCGGAACAATCATGGCCGCCAGGTCGTGCGCCTGGTTGACGAGCATGGCCGCCAGATCGAATGGCGTCCGGGCCTCGGCAAGGCGGCGCATGTCAATGTGTTCCTGCCTGAGAAGCGCGACCTTGCCCAGGGCGACCGCATCCAGTGGCGGCTGGTTAACAAGGAACTCGAGGTCAAGAATGCCGAACGCGGCACCGTTCTGGCGCTCGAGGGCAATATCGCGACGATCAGATGGGACCGCGGCGAGCGCGTCCAGCAGGTCGATCTCTCGGCCCACCGGACCTGGGATCATGGGTATTCGGAAACCGTCTATTCGTCGCAGTCCAAGACCTATGACCGCGTCTATGCGCTAGCGCCTGTGGAATCCGGCCTCGTCAACGGTCAGAACTATTACACCGCCATCACTCGCGCCGCCTATGGCGTGAAGCTCTGGACCGAGAGCCAGCAACGTCTCGCGGAAAAGCTCGCCTCGCGATCGGGCGAGAAGACCTCGTCGCTCGAAGGGCTCGGCCGGATCAGGGCCGACAGCCACAAGATGCGGGGACTTCGCCACAAGGACCGGCACGACCGCTCCCGCGAGGAGAATGCCCGCGAGCGCGACGCCCGCAAGGCCGAGCGGGAGCAGCGCGAGCGGAAACGGCAGGGCCGCTCCGAACCCCGCCCGAACAGTCTTGCCGAGATACTCGCCGGCCGCGCGCAGGAGGCTGCTTCGCTGGTCGACCGCTTCCTGCGCGGCACGATCGAACGAGACCGTCAGCACGCACCGGCGGAGCCCGATCGCGGCGGCGCTCGCGAACCTGCCCAACAGTCAGAGGCTAGGCCAGATCCCCAACCGCAGCATGATCATGGCGGTCATGGTGGTGGACATGACCGATAG
- a CDS encoding restriction endonuclease, giving the protein MEQLLIAIFGAALLTLIYRSYRIPITHRWRRRQARTMCEQLCGRDRDQPAALHYARLRAMDPLAFEELLLEAFERRGHRVIRNRRYTGDGGVDGEVIIDGQRWLIQAKRYRDAIKPEHVREFAMLCATRKRRGMFVHTGRTGGMSRTVCSGADGIEIVSGQRLLALLTGGPFEPGRFSPRDRVGRTPSSYRDRTPL; this is encoded by the coding sequence ATGGAACAGCTGCTAATCGCGATATTCGGTGCCGCTCTGCTTACCCTGATATACCGCAGCTATCGCATACCGATCACCCATCGCTGGCGACGGCGACAGGCGCGCACGATGTGCGAGCAGTTATGCGGACGCGATCGCGACCAGCCCGCCGCGCTGCATTATGCACGGCTTCGCGCGATGGACCCGCTGGCGTTCGAGGAATTGCTGCTGGAGGCCTTCGAGCGGCGCGGGCACCGCGTGATCCGCAATCGTCGCTATACCGGGGACGGCGGGGTCGATGGCGAAGTCATCATCGATGGCCAGCGCTGGCTGATCCAGGCGAAGCGCTATCGCGACGCCATCAAGCCCGAGCATGTGCGTGAGTTCGCTATGCTCTGCGCCACCCGGAAACGGCGCGGCATGTTTGTCCACACCGGCCGCACCGGCGGGATGAGCCGCACAGTCTGTTCCGGCGCGGACGGCATCGAGATCGTGTCGGGACAGCGATTGCTGGCGCTTCTAACTGGCGGGCCCTTCGAACCCGGCCGCTTCTCGCCGCGGGATCGCGTCGGACGCACACCGTCCAGCTATCGTGATCGGACGCCGCTATGA
- a CDS encoding lytic transglycosylase domain-containing protein — protein MSGRRRGPNRQSMFGTVLAAIAFLPAALTPAPALAKPGAPGEAAEIARCIRVAARGYGWLEKTLWGLREQEAGWIGAEVANTNGTHDLGPLQINTWWVPRLARVIDRPEHQVRHWLRYDACFNAEAARWIFLSGLEATGNYWAAVGIYHSPTAWRQRSYASKVATHMRKLYGRDVFAPRSSERKR, from the coding sequence ATGAGCGGTCGTCGACGAGGCCCGAACCGCCAGTCGATGTTCGGCACGGTGCTCGCGGCGATTGCGTTCCTGCCCGCCGCGCTGACGCCCGCGCCTGCGCTGGCGAAACCGGGCGCGCCTGGCGAGGCGGCTGAGATCGCTCGCTGCATTCGCGTCGCCGCGCGCGGCTATGGCTGGCTCGAAAAGACGCTCTGGGGCCTGCGCGAGCAAGAGGCGGGCTGGATCGGCGCAGAGGTCGCCAATACCAACGGAACGCACGATCTCGGGCCACTCCAGATCAACACATGGTGGGTGCCGCGCCTAGCTCGAGTAATCGATAGGCCCGAGCATCAGGTCCGACACTGGCTGCGCTACGACGCCTGCTTCAACGCCGAAGCCGCACGCTGGATTTTCCTCTCCGGGCTGGAGGCGACTGGCAATTATTGGGCGGCGGTCGGCATCTACCACAGTCCCACTGCGTGGCGGCAGCGCAGTTATGCCTCCAAGGTCGCCACCCACATGCGCAAGTTATACGGCAGAGATGTGTTCGCGCCCCGTAGTTCGGAACGAAAGAGGTAG